A DNA window from Brassica napus cultivar Da-Ae chromosome A4, Da-Ae, whole genome shotgun sequence contains the following coding sequences:
- the LOC106447194 gene encoding pentatricopeptide repeat-containing protein At2g33760-like, with amino-acid sequence MANSAAYEAIVRAGPRLHQLQQVHAHLIVTGYGHSRSLLTKLITFACSAKALAYTRLLFLSVPLPDDFLFNTIIKSTSKSRLPLDCLAYYRRMLSSSNVSPSNYTFTSVIKSCADLCELKIGKGVHCHAVVSGFGLDSYVQASLVALYGKCGDVGGARKVFDEMPVKSVVAWNSLISGLEQNGLGGEAIQVFNQMRESGLEPDSATFVSVLSACAQTGGIGLGSWVHEYIVDKGIELNVKLGTALVNLYSRCGDVGKAREVFDEMKETNVAAWTAMISAYGSHGCGKQAVDFFNKMEDGYGVTPNDVTFVAVLSACAHAGLVEEGRSVYKRMSKRYGLVPRVEHHVCMVDMLGRAGFLDEAYSFIHQLDATGKASSPALWTAMLGACKMHRNYDLGVDIAKRLIALEPENPGHHVMLSNIYALSGKTDEVSHVRDGMIKNNLRKQVGYSVIEVEKKTYMFSMGDESHPETGEIYKYLETLMSRCKEIGYAPVSEEVMHQVEEEEKEYALRYHSEKLAVAFGLLKTVDEAITVVKNLRICEDCHAAFKYISIVSNRQIIVRDKLRFHHFQNGSCSCLDYW; translated from the coding sequence ATGGCTAACTCTGCTGCCTACGAAGCCATCGTCCGAGCAGGTCCTCGTCTACACCAACTCCAACAAGTCCACGCCCACCTCATCGTCACGGGCTACGGTCACAGCCGAAGTCTCTTAACAAAGCTCATCACTTTCGCCTGTTCCGCTAAAGCCCTCGCTTACACTCGCCTCCTCTTCCTCTCCGTGCCTCTCCCCGACGACTTCCTCTTCAACACTATAATCAAATCGACTTCAAAGTCTCGTTTACCGTTAGATTGCCTCGCTTACTACCGTCGTATGTTATCTTCTTCCAACGTCTCTCCGAGTAACTACACTTTCACGTCGGTTATCAAGTCATGCGCGGATCTTTGTGAGTTGAAGATCGGAAAGGGGGTTCATTGCCACGCGGTGGTTTCTGGGTTTGGGTTGGATAGTTATGTTCAGGCGAGTTTGGTTGCTTTATATGGAAAGTGTGGAGATGTGGGAGGTGCacggaaggtgttcgatgaaatgcctgtgAAGTCTGTTGTGGCGTGGAACTCGTTAATTTCTGGATTGGAGCAAAACGGGTTAGGGGGAGAGGCGAttcaggtttttaatcagatgagGGAGTCAGGTTTGGAGCCTGATTCAGCGACCTTTGTGAGTGTTCTCTCGGCTTGTGCGCAGACCGGGGGGATTGGTTTGGGTTCTTGGGTGCATGAGTACATTGTTGATAAGGGTATTGAGTTGAATGTGAAGCTCGGTACTGCGTTGGTTAACTTGTATTCGAGGTGTGGAGATGTTGGCAAGGCGAGGGAGGTTTTTGATGAGATGAAGGAGACTAATGTGGCGGCTTGGACGGCGATGATCTCTGCTTATGGTAGTCATGGATGTGGCAAACAAGCagtagatttttttaataaaatggaggatggttacggTGTAACACCTAATGATGTAACGTTTGTAGCTGTTTTGTCTGCTTGTGCTCATGCTGGACTCGTTGAGGAAGGACGTTCTGTTTACAAGAGAATGAGCAAGAGGTATGGATTGGTTCCAAGAGTGGAACATCATGTTTGTATGGTAGATATGCTTGGGAGAGCTGGGTTTCTGGACGAAGCTTATAGTTTCATACACCAACTTGATGCTACTGGAAAAGCAAGTTCTCCAGCGTTGTGGACAGCGATGCTTGGAGCTTGCAAGATGCACAGGAACTATGATCTCGGTGTAGATATTGCGAAGCGGCTCATAGCCCTCGAGCCAGAAAATCCAGGTCATCATGTTATGCTCTCAAATATCTACGCCTTGAGTGGCAAAACAGATGAAGTGTCACACGTTAGAGATGGAATGATAAAGAACAACCTTAGGAAACAGGTCGGCTATAGTGTGATTGAAGTCGAAAAGAAGACGTATATGTTCAGCATGGGTGATGAGTCTCATCCAGAGACTGGAGAAATTTATAAGTATCTGGAAACTCTGATGAGCCGGTGCAAGGAGATTGGATATGCACCTGTTTCTGAAGAAGTGATGCACCAAGTAGAGGAAGAGGAAAAGGAGTACGCACTTCGATACCACAGCGAGAAGCTCGCTGTAGCATTCGGATTGTTGAAAACCGTAGATGAAGCCATTACAGTTGTGAAGAATCTGCGCATCTGTGAGGATTGTCATGCTGCTTTTAAGTACATTTCTATTGTATCCAATAGGCAGATCATAGTGCGAGATAAGCTTAGGTTCCACCATTTCCAAAACGGTTCTTGTTCATGTTTGGACTATTGGTAa
- the LOC106447193 gene encoding probable ubiquitin-conjugating enzyme E2 24 yields the protein MDMNLTDSDWESSSDSGSSEQEEVEFSYGGRAQDIFSNLEETIGKIDDFLSFERGFMYGDIVRSAAEPSGQSGRVINVDMSVNLESIHGKVVKEVDTKRLQRLRSISLCDYVINGPWLGRVDKIVERVSVTLDDGSNYEVLVRNQDQLVAVPPNMLEDSQYTYYPGQRVQVKLAHAPRSTSWLCGNWRENQALGTVCSVEAGLVYVEWVASIIMGGGDRNLTAPQALQSPESLTLLPSVSHVSWQLGDWCILPGASHCDAEELQKGFSRNMQRSSSDELFVITKTKMKVDVLWQDGGCSMGVDSQQLLPVGAVNAHDFWPEQFVVEKETCNSKRWGVVKVVNAKEQTVKVQWRTLAEKEASEQMEEVVSAYELLEHPDFGFCYSDVVFSVATETKHQLTDSDYSGAYCLSSIGVVAGFRNGVVEVKWANGSTSEVAPYEIWRMERSEFSNSSTISSAGSVQDLSQKIAQSDESSSNHQETGLVNLYSVGESCNKNVLESNSSFFLPKAAIGFITNLASSLFGSHGSTSAISSHSRCNDTEDQSDSEVLVQEATEPHDISESKSDEVDMDMMVNLPIVEKGINKTLDSTIVSFKQFDMVTDCSDHHFFSPGKELAQSPVTKSWVKKVQQEWSNLEADLPNTIYVRVYEERMDLIRAALVGAPGTPYHDGLFFFDIMLPPQYPHEPPMVHYHSGGMRLNPNLYESGRVCLSLLNTWNGSGTEMWNPGSSSILQVLLSFQALVLNEKPYFNEAGYDKQLGRAEGEKNSVSYNENAFLITCKSMISLLRKPPKHFEVLVKDHFKHRAQHVLAACKAYMEGVPVGSSAKLQESSTTNSTGFKIMLTKLYPKLVEAFSEIGVDCSQGVALEP from the exons ATGGATATGAACCTTACTGACTCCGATTGGGAGAGCTCCAGCGACAGTGGCAGCAGTGAACAAGAAGAAGTGGAGTTCTCTTACGGCGGACGTGCTCAAGACATCTTCTCAAACCTCGAAGAGACCATTGGCAAAATCGATGACTTCTTGTCCTTCGAGAGGGGCTTCATGTACGGTGACATTGTGAGGTCCGCAGCTGAGCCCTCAGGACAGAGTGGCAGGGTTATCAACGTAGACATGTCTGTCAATCTCGAGAGTATTCATGGGAAGGTTGTAAAAGAAGTTGACACCAAGAGGCTTCAGAGGCTGCGTTCTATCTCACTCTGTGATTATGTGATCAACGGTCCTTGGCTAGGAAGAGTTGACAAGATAGTTGAGCGCGTCTCTGTCACCCTTGACGATGGTTCTAATTACGAGGTTCTTGTAAGGAATCAAGATCAGCTTGTGGCTGTTCCTCCAAATATGTTGGAGGATTCTCAGTATACTTACTATCCAGGGCAGAGAGTTCAGGTTAAGCTGGCTCATGCTCCCAGATCAACTTCATGGCTATGTGGGAACTGGAGGGAGAATCAAGCTTTGGGAACTGTATGTTCTGTAGAAGCAGGACTTGTCTACGTTGAGTGGGTTGCCTCCATCATCATGGGCGGTGGTGATAGGAACTTAACTGCACCTCAAGCTTTGCAGAGTCCTGAGAGTTTAACTTTGTTACCATCTGTTTCTCATGTAAGTTGGCAGCTCGGTGACTGGTGCATCCTCCCTGGCGCTTCCCACTGTGATGCAGAAGAGCTGCAAAAAGGTTTTAGCAGAAACATGCAGAGATCAAGCTCTGATGAGCTTTTTGTCATCACCAAGACGAAGATGAAGGTTGATGTTTTGTGGCAAGACGGTGGATGCAGCATGGGAGTTGATTCACAGCAGCTGCTTCCCGTTGGAGCTGTCAATGCTCATGATTTTTGGCCTGAGCAGTTTGTTGTGGAAAAGGAAACTTGCAACAGCAAAAGATGGGGAGTTGTGAAGGTTGTTAATGCGAAGGAACAGACTGTGAAGGTGCAGTGGAGAACACTGGCTGAGAAAGAAGCAAGTGAGCAGATGGAGGAAGTTGTCAGTGCATATGAACTTCTCGAGCACCCTGATTTTGGATTCTGTTACAGTGATGTGGTGTTCAGCGTTGCTACAGAGACGAAACACCAACTTACAGATAGTGACTACAGTGGTGCTTATTGTTTGTCAAGCATTGGTGTTGTTGCAGGTTTCAGAAATGGTGTTGTGGAGGTGAAATGGGCCAATGGTTCTACTAGTGAG GTTGCACCATATGAAATTTGGAGGATGGAAAGGTCTGAATTTTCCAACTCTAGCACTATAAGCTCTGCAGGTAGTGTTCAAGATCTAAGTCAGAAGATAGCTCAATCAGATGAATCATCTTCAAACCATCAGGAAACG GGTCTAGTGAATCTCTACAGTGTTGGTGAAAGCTGCAACAAGAACGTTCTGGAATCTAATAGTTCATTTTTCCTTCCAAAAGCTGCCATTGGATTCATCACAAACCTAGCTTCAAGCCTATTCGGTTCTCATGGTTCTACCTCTGCTATAAGTTCGCATTCACGCTGCAATGACACGGAAGATCAAAGCGACTCTGAGGTCCTTGTTCAAGAAGCAACAGAACCACATGACATCTCTGAATCTAAATCAGATGAAGTGGATATGGACATGATGGTCAACTTGCCTATAGTAGAAAAAGGAATTAACAAGACACTAGATTCAACTATAGTGAGCTTTAAACAGTTTGATATGGTTACTGACTGCTCAGACCATCATTTCTTTTCTCCGGGGAAAGAGTTGGCACAATCTCCG GTTACAAAGAGTTGGGTGAAGAAAGTCCAACAAGAGTGGAGCAATTTGGAGGCAGATCTTCCCA ACACAATATACGTGCGTGTGTATGAAGAAAGGATGGACCTTATCCGTGCAGCCCTAGTTGGTGCCCCTGGAACACCATACCATGATGGACTTTTCTTTTTTGACATAATGCTTCCACCACAGTATCCTCATGAGCCTCCA ATGGTGCATTATCATTCAGGTGGGATGCGACTGAATCCTAACCTGTACGAGTCAGGAAGAGTCTGCCTGAGTCTGTTGAATACATGGAATGGCTCTGGCACTGAAATGTGGAACCCAGGGAGCTCCTCAATCCTTCAAGTCCTTCTCTCGTTTCAGGCTCTTGTTCTGAATGAGAAGCCTTACTTCAACGAAGCTGGCTATGATAAGCAGTTGGGCCGAGCTGAGGGAGAGAAAAACTCTGTGAGTTACAATGAGAATGCATTTCTCATCACCTGCAAATCTATGATCTCGTTACTCCGCAAGCCTCCAAAG CATTTTGAGGTGCTTGTGAAGGACCACTTCAAGCACCGAGCGCAGCATGTTCTGGCCGCGTGCAAGGCTTACATGGAAGGCGTCCCTGTAGGATCATCAGCGAAACTTCAGGAGAGCTCAACCACAAACTCCACAGGTTTCAAGATCATGCTCACTAAACTCTATCCAAAACTTGTCGAAGCATTCTCAGAAATTGGAGTTGATTGCAGCCAAGGGGTTGCACTTGAACCATGA